From Pyxicephalus adspersus chromosome 7, UCB_Pads_2.0, whole genome shotgun sequence, a single genomic window includes:
- the LOC140334957 gene encoding uncharacterized protein isoform X2, with translation MDSLVPFHSTLDVSAQKSRVLLLRKTSVRRRPGQRPVTFQEEPSAIPQLDVGVSAFPEQMPTLSPAEPPAPESSYPNEEHTETSSTSEPILRRKSSVRRRQRPATYQEGLAETSLPGITSIKMELPIFLGPSYTEPSQPIEESMDASSTSEQILINTPEEPQDEGTTSEPMLRRKSSIRRSRGKKPGTSEEQPIEPPPPAFTPLKMGVPLLPVVPTQVTPAPEPSIPTEQHGEEKSASEELAIKPKKGFMKHAG, from the exons ATGGACAGTCTAGTG CCCTTTCACAGCACCCTGGATGTCAGTGCCCAGAAAAGCCGCGTTCTGCTCCTCAGAAAGACCTCAGTTCGCCGGCGCCCAGGGCAGCGTCCAGTGACGTTTCAAGAAGAGCCTTCAGCAATCCCACAGTTAGATGTTGGAGTGTCAGCTTTTCCTGAGCAAATGCCCACACTTTCCCCAGCTGAACCCCCAGCTCCTGAATCATCATACCCCAATGAGGAACATACAGAGACAAGTAGCACCTCTGAGCCAATATTACGTAGAAAGTCCTCAGTTCGTCGACGCCAGCGTCCTGCAACATATCAGGAGGGGCTGGCTGAAACATCACTGCCAGGGATCACATCAATAAAAATGGAATTGCCAATTTTCCTTGGGCCCTCTTATACTGAGCCATCACAACCTATAGAAGAATCCATGGATGCCAGTTCAACATCAGAGCAAATATTAATTAACACCCCCGAGGAACCCCAGGATGAGGGCACCACCTCCGAACCAATGTTGCGCAGAAAGTCTTCCATTCGCCGCTCCAGGGGGAAGAAGCCGGGGACATCCGAGGAGCAGCCCATTGAGCCACCACCACCGGCATTCACACCACTAAAAATGGGAGTGCCTTTATTACCAGTGGTTCCTACCCAAGTGACTCCAGCTCCTGAGCCATCCATACCCACAGAGCAACACGGAGAAGAGAAGTCCGCCTCAGAGGAACTTGCTATCAAACCAAAGAAAGGGTTCATGAAACATGCTGGGTAA
- the LOC140334957 gene encoding uncharacterized protein isoform X1: MPSYEELQEHTTEEQKNIPDDLQPETSKSEEDNKTNISPIEEESLQFVVEEHLVANNEASLTDDDQAEEKKTDSLNNANNIDSEEYKAQLEQENDKLPEESYEEEYYYNYQATNVLSATLYPNTNDLEWTMDHESQLDTTSESPEKELELLSEIRSIINPSQLDQIVTVISEGPDDGLDIQNVQNVTESGMELESELHAPPISAPNLDDHVELTEIADSEIVDGLDSIEKENVTLDIQPGDYDEDQSQEKITDLHSGSNDNGLTSDLHFNTCKDPLLEIQSLVTAPSELSEAIIKVEVDVKEELESHITLGHSVETPMVEEQVDNERDGTLTEELGSAHEPNQVNQQDFLSQATVTTSVLE, encoded by the coding sequence ATGCCCTCCTATGAAGAACTGCAAGAACATACAACCGAGGAGCAAAAGAACATCCCTGACGATTTACAACCAGAAACTAGCAAATCAGAAGAAGATAACAAGACCAATATTAGTCCCATAGAAGAAGAAAGTTTACAGTTTGTGGTTGAAGAGCATCTTGTGGCCAACAATGAAGCTTCTCTGACAGATGATGATCAAGCAGAAGAAAAGAAGACTGAttctttaaataatgcaaataatatagACAGTGAGGAATATAAAGCTCAACTTGAGCAGGAAAATGATAAACTCCCTGAAGAAAGTTAtgaagaagaatattattataattatcaggCCACAAATGTTCTATCAGCGACTCTGTATCCTAACACTAATGACTTAGAATGGACCATGGACCATGAGAGCCAATTAGACACAACTTCTGAAAGTCCTGAGAAAGAATTGGAACTTTTATCAGAAATTCGATCTATCATTAACCCAAGTCAATTAGACCAAATAGTCACTGTAATATCAGAGGGACCAGATGATGGGTTAGACATTCAGAATGTTCAAAACGTGACAGAAAGTGGCATGGAATTGGAAAGTGAATTGCATGCTCCACCTATTTCAGCACCAAATTTGGATGATCATGTTGAGTTGACAGAAATAGCAGATTCTGAAATAGTAGATGGCTTGGAttctatagaaaaagaaaatgtcactcTTGATATCCAACCAGGTGATTATGATGAAGACCAAAGTCAAGAAAAGATCACAGATCTCCATAGTGGATCTAATGACAATGGACTGACTTCAGACTTACATTTCAACACATGTAAAGATCCTTTGTTAGAAATTCAATCTTTGGTTACCGCACCTTCTGAACTATCAGAAGCAATTATAAAAGTAGAAGTAGATGTAAAAGAAGAATTAGAATCTCACATCACATTGGGTCATTCTGTGGAGACGCCCATGGTGGAGGAACAGGTGGACAATGAACGGGATGGAACACTTACAGAAGAACTTGGATCTGCTCATGAACCAAATCAAGTCAACCAACAAGATTTTCTGTCTCAAGCTACAGTCACCACAAGTGTATTAGAATAA
- the LOC140334958 gene encoding uncharacterized protein: MEFLQRHFPRVYQVVQDAVIFFTNVTAQIFGAPPDAPQPRNARANVPIRTPEESEGLAAREETGGKQGTSPPGFSRAAEENGDNAWVPPGNEDNRLSGTDLRHRRIDPEGTQDLEHTITEGIDIVLYAEEITSHTCEIEVTTESKSLVTFSQNVQRIIAQDNVSPTDQLEWKKENQTDSWTACEIEVSQHEEQQTMADNEPLCNSEQKPYKDGQHIHEPSSNTQHEEYLFQPKSYKSLSFGFHKEL; this comes from the exons atttttttcaccAACGTCACAGCGCAAATTTTTGGAGCCCCACCAGATGCCCCACAACCCAGAAACGCCAGGGCCAATGTACCCATTCGAACCCCTGAGGAGTCAGAAGGTTTAGCTGCTCGGGAAGAGACGGGTGGAAAGCAG GGGACCTCACCTCCAGGGTTTTCCAGAGCTGCAGAAGAGAATGGAGACAATGCCTGGGTCCCTCCAG gAAATGAGGACAATCGATTATCGGGAACAGATCTGAGACATCGAAGGATTGATCCTGAGGGAACACAGGACTTGGAGCACACAATTACAGAAGGCATAGATATCGTTCTTTATGCAGAAGAAATCACATCCCACACCTGTGAAATAGAAGTGACCACAGAATCGAAAAGCTTAGTGACCTTTTCTCAAAATGTCCAAAGGATCATTGCTCAGGATAATGTCAGCCCTACTGACCAGCTGgaatggaaaaaggaaaatcaaacaGACTCATGGACTGCTTGTGAAATTGAAGTTTCTCAGCATGAAGAACAGCAGACAATGGCAGACAATGAACCTCTATGTAACTCAGAACAAAAACCCTATAAAGATGGGCAACATATTCATGAACCATCATCAAATACTCAGCATGAGGAATATCTCTTCCAGCCAAAGTCCTACAAAAGTCTTTCTTTTGGATTCCATAAGGAACTGTAG